The Brachyspira aalborgi genome has a segment encoding these proteins:
- the dxr gene encoding 1-deoxy-D-xylulose-5-phosphate reductoisomerase — MKKKVLILGSTGSIGNNTCSVIREFNKDFEIAGISTNSKIDILQKQIKEFNPKIVHISSKEALNNFKNTKNKINVHEGSIAEFVRDSDFDILVNALTGYAGFLPTIEAIKKGKTIALANKETLVVGGDIINELLKKYNASLIPIDSEHSAIFQILRHFKDAQISKVIITASGGPFFKTPKEELKNVTVEMALKHPTWKMGGKITIDSATMMNKGFEVIEAHHLFNLDYDKIETIIHPQSLIHSMVEFVDGEIYAQIGKNDMRLPIQHALTYPEIRNTPFEKLKLHEHSEINFYKMDFEKFIMLKLAYECGKKGGLYPCILNAANEICVYSFLEKKIGFTDIFDIVHKICDREINIPLTIENIIKTDREIREETLKEIVG, encoded by the coding sequence ATGAAGAAAAAAGTTTTAATACTCGGTTCAACGGGTTCTATAGGAAATAATACATGCTCGGTTATAAGAGAGTTTAATAAAGATTTTGAAATAGCGGGAATTTCTACAAATTCTAAAATCGATATTTTGCAAAAACAAATTAAAGAATTTAATCCTAAAATAGTTCATATATCTTCAAAAGAAGCTTTAAATAATTTTAAAAATACAAAAAATAAAATTAATGTTCACGAAGGAAGTATTGCAGAATTTGTTAGAGATTCTGATTTTGATATTCTTGTAAACGCTTTGACGGGATACGCTGGATTTTTACCAACAATAGAAGCAATTAAAAAAGGAAAAACTATAGCTTTAGCAAATAAAGAGACTTTGGTTGTCGGAGGCGATATAATAAACGAATTATTAAAAAAATATAACGCGAGTTTAATTCCGATAGATAGCGAACATTCGGCAATATTTCAAATATTAAGGCATTTCAAAGACGCTCAAATTTCAAAAGTTATAATAACAGCATCGGGCGGTCCTTTTTTCAAAACTCCAAAAGAAGAATTAAAAAATGTAACGGTTGAAATGGCTTTAAAACATCCTACTTGGAAAATGGGCGGAAAAATTACGATAGACAGCGCTACTATGATGAATAAAGGTTTTGAAGTTATAGAAGCGCATCATTTATTTAATTTGGATTACGATAAAATTGAAACTATAATTCATCCTCAAAGTTTAATTCATTCTATGGTTGAATTTGTTGACGGTGAGATTTACGCTCAAATTGGAAAAAACGATATGCGTCTTCCGATTCAACATGCTCTAACCTACCCCGAAATTAGAAATACGCCTTTTGAAAAATTGAAATTGCATGAGCATTCTGAAATTAATTTTTATAAAATGGATTTTGAAAAATTCATTATGCTTAAACTCGCTTATGAGTGCGGTAAAAAAGGAGGATTATATCCTTGCATTTTGAATGCTGCAAACGAAATATGCGTTTATTCTTTTTTAGAGAAAAAAATTGGCTTTACCGATATATTCGATATAGTTCATAAAATATGCGATAGAGAAATAA
- a CDS encoding sensor histidine kinase, producing the protein MIKNIFYKSLFILILTSALMFIGILFTVQYNNIKYSQVMIMNIMEMLESEVDIYDMKTEEDFRRFVLQSDKKYLRISVIATNGIVIADTTINIALNPMANHTNRSDVIEALHSSGDRTFFSIHISASQKIPYIYASKKIKAEDYRDYILRISMPMDSVNKYLITFLFTAVMVIGIVIIIMALILPSTAKSIMIPFYSIKETLDNIYKNKSQNIKNLTGFNDINDILYDINELAIDLNNNIIGYQTEREKLNYVLENIAQGIVAINKNKDIFFINQFALELLNSTDSDIKSLNEIIKDKSVIKKIEDAIKLNRFSKFDIKERNMDIEINVIPILNNKNISALIKFEDVTDIRKVEIEKQDFFINASHELKTPLTSILGYSELLINMSAKDKNENKKTDFIKRINAEALRMKELVLNMLTLSRMEANWQETIDEKIDLKDIILNVFESNKIKSQKRNINIELDIESAIIIANKEKITEVVNNLVDNAIKYTDDGGEVKIILKNNKDKAIFTVKDNGCGIESKYLNRIFERFFRVKNEKYLKVQGTGLGLTIVKNICAHYNADIYINSEENKGTEISVVFNL; encoded by the coding sequence ATGATTAAAAATATTTTTTATAAATCGCTGTTTATTCTTATTTTAACAAGCGCTTTAATGTTTATAGGAATTCTTTTTACCGTTCAATATAATAATATTAAATATAGTCAAGTAATGATTATGAATATTATGGAAATGCTTGAAAGTGAAGTTGATATTTACGACATGAAAACGGAAGAAGATTTTAGAAGATTTGTTTTGCAGTCGGATAAAAAATACTTAAGAATAAGCGTTATAGCGACAAATGGAATCGTGATAGCCGACACTACGATTAATATTGCGCTAAATCCTATGGCAAATCATACAAATAGAAGCGATGTTATAGAGGCATTGCATAGCTCGGGCGATAGAACATTTTTTTCGATTCATATTTCGGCTAGTCAAAAAATTCCGTATATATACGCTTCAAAAAAAATAAAAGCGGAAGATTATAGAGATTATATTTTAAGAATTTCTATGCCTATGGATTCCGTTAATAAATATTTAATAACTTTTTTATTTACCGCGGTTATGGTTATAGGAATTGTAATTATAATAATGGCTTTAATTTTACCTTCTACGGCAAAAAGCATTATGATTCCGTTTTATTCTATAAAAGAAACTTTGGATAATATATATAAAAATAAATCTCAAAATATAAAAAATTTGACGGGCTTTAACGATATTAACGACATATTATACGATATTAACGAGCTTGCAATAGATTTGAATAATAATATTATAGGCTATCAAACCGAAAGAGAAAAATTAAATTATGTGCTTGAAAATATAGCTCAAGGAATTGTGGCGATTAATAAAAATAAAGATATATTTTTTATAAATCAATTCGCTCTTGAACTTTTAAACTCTACAGATAGCGATATTAAAAGTTTAAATGAAATTATTAAAGATAAATCCGTTATAAAAAAAATAGAAGACGCTATTAAATTAAATAGATTTTCAAAATTCGACATAAAAGAAAGAAATATGGATATTGAGATAAATGTTATTCCGATATTAAACAATAAAAATATATCCGCTTTAATAAAATTTGAAGATGTTACCGATATAAGAAAAGTTGAAATTGAAAAGCAAGATTTTTTTATAAACGCTTCGCATGAATTAAAAACTCCTTTAACTTCAATTTTGGGTTATTCTGAACTTCTTATAAATATGAGCGCTAAAGATAAAAATGAAAATAAAAAAACTGATTTTATAAAAAGAATTAACGCGGAAGCTTTGAGAATGAAAGAGCTTGTTTTAAATATGCTAACTTTAAGCAGAATGGAAGCTAATTGGCAGGAAACTATAGACGAAAAAATAGATTTAAAAGATATAATTTTAAATGTTTTTGAAAGCAATAAAATAAAATCTCAAAAAAGAAATATAAATATAGAATTGGATATAGAATCTGCAATTATAATAGCAAATAAAGAAAAAATAACCGAAGTAGTTAATAATCTTGTAGACAATGCCATAAAATATACTGACGATGGCGGAGAGGTAAAAATCATTTTAAAAAACAACAAAGATAAAGCGATATTTACCGTAAAAGATAACGGTTGCGGAATTGAAAGCAAATATTTAAATAGAATTTTTGAAAGATTTTTTAGAGTTAAAAATGAAAAATATTTAAAAGTTCAAGGCACGGGTTTGGGTTTGACTATAGTAAAAAATATATGCGCGCATTATAACGCCGATATATATATAAACAGCGAAGAGAATAAAGGAACTGAAATTTCGGTTGTTTTTAATTTATAG
- a CDS encoding response regulator transcription factor has protein sequence MEKELIYSVEDDINISDLIKYTIEESGFNIKCFSNGYDMLEALKMKTPNLILLDIMLPDIDGTEILKIIRTEYSHLPIKVIMLTAKSSEINIVTGLNAGADDYMPKPFSVLELIARVKANLRKKDRSLESEELIFGEIKVLVRKRAVFVNNNQVVLTQKEFDLLKLLVENAENAVSRETMLEEVWGVDYSMESRTIDMHIKSIRQKLNLQKENIVTVRGMGYKLTED, from the coding sequence ATGGAAAAAGAACTAATTTATTCGGTCGAAGACGATATTAATATAAGCGACCTTATAAAATATACTATTGAAGAGTCTGGTTTTAATATAAAATGTTTTTCAAACGGCTACGATATGCTTGAAGCTTTGAAAATGAAAACTCCGAATTTAATTTTACTTGATATAATGCTTCCCGATATTGACGGAACAGAAATCTTAAAAATCATAAGAACAGAATATTCGCATCTTCCTATAAAAGTTATAATGCTTACGGCAAAATCAAGCGAAATAAATATAGTAACGGGATTAAACGCTGGAGCTGACGATTATATGCCAAAGCCTTTTTCGGTTTTGGAGCTTATAGCAAGAGTAAAGGCAAATTTAAGAAAGAAAGATAGAAGTTTAGAAAGCGAAGAATTGATATTTGGAGAGATAAAAGTTCTTGTTAGAAAAAGAGCCGTATTTGTAAATAATAATCAAGTTGTTCTTACTCAAAAAGAATTTGATTTATTAAAATTATTGGTTGAAAACGCGGAAAATGCAGTATCTCGAGAAACTATGCTTGAGGAAGTTTGGGGCGTTGATTATTCTATGGAATCAAGAACCATAGATATGCATATAAAATCTATAAGACAAAAGTTAAATCTTCAAAAAGAAAATATTGTAACCGTTCGCGGAATGGGTTATAAACTTACGGAAGATTAA
- the floA gene encoding flotillin-like protein FloA (flotillin-like protein involved in membrane lipid rafts) codes for MYDILSLGGFSMIPMFIGIVIILIILLIFLRFFPIGLWVTALFSGVRISIITLLTMRLRRVNPSLIVLNQIKLWKAGLKIGSNELEAHYLAGGNPTAVSDALIAADKASLNLSFERACAIDLAGRDLVDAIRTSVSPRVIATPLIAAVAKDGIQVKATARVTVRTNINRLVGGAGEETIIARVGEGIVTTIGSSASHKEVLENPDRISQVVLAKGLDSGTAFEILSIDIADVDVGNNIGAVLQIDQAEADKKIAQAKAEERRVMAIAREQEMKAQVEEMKAKVVEAESQLPLAIADALKKGNIGVLDYYNMKNIMADTEMRYSISGLDSSSKDNPNNAK; via the coding sequence ATGTATGATATTTTATCTTTAGGAGGATTCAGTATGATTCCAATGTTTATAGGAATAGTTATTATATTAATTATTCTGCTTATTTTCTTGCGTTTTTTCCCAATCGGACTTTGGGTGACGGCTTTGTTTTCGGGCGTAAGAATAAGCATAATAACTTTACTTACTATGCGATTAAGGAGAGTAAATCCTTCTTTAATAGTTTTGAATCAGATTAAATTATGGAAAGCGGGATTAAAAATAGGAAGTAACGAACTCGAGGCGCATTATTTGGCTGGAGGAAATCCAACCGCTGTGTCGGACGCTTTGATTGCCGCAGATAAAGCCTCTTTGAATTTATCATTTGAAAGAGCATGCGCTATAGATTTGGCGGGACGAGATTTAGTAGACGCGATTAGAACTTCCGTATCTCCAAGAGTTATAGCCACGCCTTTAATCGCCGCGGTTGCGAAAGACGGAATTCAGGTAAAGGCTACGGCAAGAGTAACTGTTAGAACGAATATTAATAGACTTGTCGGAGGAGCGGGAGAAGAGACAATAATCGCGAGAGTGGGAGAAGGAATAGTCACCACAATAGGAAGTTCGGCATCTCATAAAGAAGTTTTGGAAAATCCCGATAGAATCTCTCAAGTAGTTTTGGCAAAGGGTTTGGATTCTGGCACGGCTTTTGAAATTTTATCAATAGATATTGCGGATGTTGATGTCGGAAACAATATCGGAGCGGTTTTGCAAATTGACCAAGCGGAAGCGGATAAAAAAATAGCTCAAGCTAAAGCCGAAGAGCGAAGAGTTATGGCTATAGCGAGAGAGCAGGAAATGAAAGCGCAAGTTGAAGAGATGAAAGCTAAAGTTGTGGAAGCTGAATCTCAACTTCCTTTAGCTATTGCGGACGCTTTGAAAAAAGGAAATATTGGCGTTTTGGATTATTATAATATGAAGAATATAATGGCTGATACGGAAATGAGATATAGTATTTCTGGTTTAGATTCTTCAAGTAAAGATAATCCGAATAATGCAAAATAG
- the pyrH gene encoding UMP kinase — MKKTVLLKISGEALLGQKDYGIDNNVVDRIALEMKEAGGDTQIAVVVGGGNIFRGMQLSNKTGMVRATADSMGMLATIMNAIALKDRFMAAGTPTQILSSFNIEGMIEGFERDKAIRILERGNVLIIAGGTSNPYFTTDSTAILRALEIGASIVLKGTNVDGVYDKDPKNNEDAKMYNEITFREALNKNLRVMDMTAFAMANDNDMPIRVFNMNKMGNITKAISGESIGTYVHN, encoded by the coding sequence ATGAAAAAAACTGTATTATTAAAAATTTCAGGCGAAGCTTTACTTGGACAAAAAGATTACGGAATTGACAATAATGTAGTCGATAGAATAGCTTTGGAAATGAAGGAAGCGGGAGGCGACACTCAAATAGCGGTTGTCGTTGGCGGCGGAAATATTTTCAGAGGAATGCAACTTTCTAATAAAACGGGAATGGTTAGAGCGACTGCCGACTCAATGGGAATGCTTGCAACTATAATGAATGCTATAGCATTGAAAGATAGATTTATGGCGGCTGGAACTCCAACTCAAATTCTTTCTTCTTTTAATATTGAAGGTATGATTGAAGGATTTGAAAGAGATAAAGCTATAAGAATACTTGAGAGAGGAAATGTTTTAATAATAGCTGGCGGAACTTCAAATCCTTATTTTACGACAGACAGCACCGCAATTTTAAGAGCTTTAGAAATAGGAGCTTCAATAGTGCTTAAAGGCACAAATGTTGATGGAGTTTACGATAAAGATCCGAAAAATAATGAAGACGCTAAAATGTATAACGAAATTACTTTTAGAGAGGCTTTAAATAAAAATCTTCGAGTTATGGATATGACGGCTTTCGCTATGGCTAATGATAACGATATGCCTATAAGAGTTTTTAATATGAATAAAATGGGAAATATCACAAAAGCGATTTCGGGAGAGAGTATAGGAACTTATGTGCATAATTAA
- a CDS encoding PLP-dependent aminotransferase family protein — MKLRLSKRALKEDFQGQFVKMMLDVAAKGDLISFAGGLPNPISFPVEEIKEACCKVLDNNGIQSLQYNNADGYLPLREFIANRYKMQGADIKAKNILITNGSQQALDIIASVLIDAGDDVLVEDPSYLVALQTFHIYNPNIRTVSLNEVGANLEEFKESMNKYNHKLFYSVPTFQNPTGITYTSEVREKIAEIMKGKDTFFIEDNPYGELRFRGEHQKSFYNLLGEQAILMGTFSKTFSPGFRMGWIACGVDEVINKMKHYKQLVDFHTSIFSQMVVAQYLKDNDYDAHIKKITDLYKKQCDYMLEAMDKYFAKDIHWTHPEGGMFIWVKLPKGIDAVELGKKAADNGVAIAPGEPFYEKKRGEGTFRLNYTNSSPEMIDKGISILSKVIEEMKKSK, encoded by the coding sequence ATGAAATTAAGATTATCAAAGAGAGCGTTAAAAGAAGATTTTCAAGGGCAATTTGTAAAAATGATGTTGGATGTTGCGGCAAAGGGAGATTTAATATCTTTTGCAGGCGGACTTCCAAATCCTATTTCTTTTCCCGTTGAAGAGATTAAAGAAGCATGTTGCAAGGTTTTAGATAATAACGGAATTCAATCTTTGCAATATAATAATGCGGACGGATATTTGCCATTAAGAGAGTTTATAGCAAATAGATATAAAATGCAGGGAGCGGATATAAAAGCGAAAAATATTCTTATAACAAACGGTTCTCAGCAAGCTTTGGATATAATCGCTTCGGTTTTGATTGATGCGGGAGACGATGTTTTGGTTGAAGACCCTTCATATTTAGTGGCTTTGCAAACTTTTCATATTTATAACCCGAATATAAGAACGGTTAGTTTAAACGAAGTCGGAGCAAATTTGGAAGAGTTTAAAGAATCTATGAATAAATATAATCATAAATTATTTTATTCTGTTCCTACTTTTCAAAATCCTACGGGAATAACTTATACGAGCGAAGTTAGAGAAAAAATAGCCGAAATAATGAAAGGAAAAGACACTTTTTTTATTGAAGATAATCCTTACGGAGAATTGAGATTTAGAGGAGAGCATCAAAAATCTTTTTATAATTTGCTTGGCGAACAGGCAATACTTATGGGAACTTTTTCAAAAACTTTTTCGCCTGGTTTTAGAATGGGATGGATAGCTTGCGGAGTTGACGAAGTAATAAATAAAATGAAACATTATAAACAACTTGTTGATTTTCATACGAGTATATTTAGTCAAATGGTTGTAGCTCAATATCTTAAAGACAATGATTATGACGCTCATATAAAAAAGATTACCGATTTATATAAAAAACAATGCGATTATATGCTTGAAGCTATGGATAAATATTTTGCTAAAGATATACATTGGACGCATCCTGAAGGCGGAATGTTTATTTGGGTTAAACTTCCTAAAGGAATTGACGCCGTAGAACTTGGAAAAAAAGCCGCAGATAACGGAGTCGCTATCGCTCCTGGAGAGCCTTTCTATGAAAAGAAAAGAGGAGAAGGAACTTTTAGATTAAATTATACTAATTCGTCTCCTGAAATGATAGATAAAGGAATTTCTATACTATCAAAAGTTATAGAAGAAATGAAAAAAAGTAAATAA
- a CDS encoding MarR family winged helix-turn-helix transcriptional regulator — MDEEFEQYLDKFYKGYKGMQLFNSISESYAKSFGLSYVNFIILYSIFTTENCTQTIICKNLSLPKQTVNIAITYFYKKGYIKLIENPENRREKTIHFTEEGKKYAENIILKFQECEYKTIKGIGLENIETFIKILNSYAEIWQNEITKIINK; from the coding sequence ATGGATGAAGAATTTGAACAATATTTAGATAAATTTTATAAAGGCTATAAAGGTATGCAGTTATTTAATTCCATATCTGAAAGTTATGCAAAATCATTCGGGCTTTCTTATGTAAATTTTATTATTTTATATTCTATATTTACAACTGAAAATTGCACTCAAACTATTATATGCAAAAATCTATCGCTTCCAAAACAAACTGTAAATATAGCTATAACATATTTTTATAAAAAAGGTTATATAAAATTAATTGAAAATCCAGAAAATCGAAGAGAAAAAACTATTCATTTTACTGAAGAAGGCAAAAAATATGCAGAAAATATTATTCTAAAATTTCAAGAATGCGAATATAAAACTATAAAAGGAATTGGGCTAGAAAATATTGAAACTTTTATAAAAATTTTAAACTCGTATGCTGAAATATGGCAAAATGAAATAACTAAAATCATTAATAAATAG
- the lysA gene encoding diaminopimelate decarboxylase, whose product MIYYNKNILMCEDIKISDLVKIYKTPFYVYSKNDILEKIRHLKNIFSELKDCSIVYAIKAENNLSILKLMIEEGIGGDVVSIGEILKYIKAGGKAENIVFSGVAKSEEEIKKSIELNIKRFNIESFPEAVRINDIAKELKRKVKCSIRVNPNVDAHTHEKITTGINGNKFGVSIKTIRENSKLLKSLDNIEIESLSMHIGSQMVDAEPFYRAIIVMKSLIEEINNMGFNIKNIDIGGGFGVRYNRDHSGFDFDKFKKESINLLKEMALSVTVEPGRYFVAEAGALIMKIEYIKEELNRKYVILDGGMNDYIRVAMYEAYNEIAPLIKREGFSNYDFVGPICESSDIFASDRECALLESGDYVALLDAGAYGYSMAGNYNSRPLIAQIMVDKDKNYIIRKEQSFEDMIKDELL is encoded by the coding sequence ATGATTTATTATAATAAAAATATTCTCATGTGCGAAGATATTAAAATTTCCGATTTGGTTAAAATTTATAAAACGCCTTTTTATGTTTATTCAAAAAATGATATTCTTGAAAAAATAAGACATCTGAAAAACATATTTTCCGAATTGAAAGATTGTTCTATAGTTTACGCTATAAAAGCTGAAAATAATTTATCGATATTAAAACTTATGATAGAAGAAGGAATCGGAGGCGATGTAGTTTCTATTGGAGAGATTTTAAAATATATAAAAGCTGGAGGAAAAGCGGAGAATATAGTTTTTTCGGGCGTAGCTAAAAGCGAAGAAGAAATAAAAAAATCTATAGAATTAAATATAAAGAGATTCAATATAGAATCGTTTCCCGAAGCGGTAAGAATAAACGATATTGCAAAAGAATTAAAAAGAAAAGTAAAATGTTCTATAAGGGTAAATCCGAATGTTGACGCTCATACTCATGAAAAAATTACAACGGGAATAAACGGAAATAAATTTGGAGTGAGCATAAAAACCATAAGAGAAAATTCAAAATTATTAAAAAGTTTGGACAATATAGAAATAGAATCTTTATCAATGCATATTGGCTCGCAAATGGTTGATGCAGAACCTTTTTACAGAGCAATAATTGTAATGAAAAGTTTAATCGAAGAAATAAACAACATGGGATTTAATATAAAAAATATAGACATTGGCGGAGGTTTTGGAGTTCGTTATAATAGAGACCATTCGGGATTTGATTTTGATAAATTTAAAAAAGAAAGCATTAACTTATTAAAAGAAATGGCATTAAGCGTAACTGTTGAGCCTGGACGATATTTTGTAGCCGAAGCTGGCGCTTTAATAATGAAAATAGAATATATAAAAGAAGAATTAAACAGAAAATATGTTATTTTAGACGGAGGCATGAACGATTATATTCGAGTCGCGATGTATGAAGCTTATAACGAAATAGCGCCTTTAATTAAAAGAGAAGGTTTTTCAAATTATGATTTTGTTGGACCGATATGCGAAAGTTCCGATATATTTGCAAGCGATAGAGAATGCGCTTTACTTGAATCGGGAGATTATGTGGCTTTGCTTGACGCTGGCGCTTATGGATATAGTATGGCTGGAAATTATAATTCCCGTCCTTTAATCGCTCAAATTATGGTTGATAAAGACAAGAATTATATTATAAGAAAAGAGCAGAGTTTTGAAGATATGATAAAAGACGAGTTATTATAA
- a CDS encoding ComF family protein: protein MDKDLGDELRAFKRKEINFPKKILNAFIEYYKSSNLKSDILLFIPSNKNNNIMNFFADNISKELNIKKENALIFNNEVKEQKYLETLKEREENIKNAFNIISPEKFINKKILLIDDVFASGFTLKEAIKLLKENKINNIECIIFCYRNHIFL, encoded by the coding sequence TTGGATAAAGATTTGGGAGACGAATTAAGAGCTTTCAAAAGAAAAGAAATTAATTTTCCTAAAAAAATTTTAAATGCGTTTATTGAATATTATAAATCTTCAAATTTAAAATCCGATATTTTATTATTTATTCCTTCAAATAAAAATAATAATATAATGAATTTTTTCGCGGATAATATTTCAAAAGAATTAAATATAAAAAAAGAAAATGCGCTAATTTTTAATAATGAAGTAAAAGAACAAAAATATTTGGAAACTCTTAAAGAGAGAGAAGAAAATATAAAAAACGCTTTTAATATAATTTCGCCCGAAAAATTTATAAATAAAAAAATTCTTTTGATAGACGATGTTTTTGCTTCGGGATTTACATTAAAAGAAGCGATAAAATTATTAAAAGAAAACAAAATCAATAATATAGAATGCATAATTTTTTGCTATAGAAATCATATTTTTTTATAA